The following coding sequences lie in one Cyanobacterium sp. Dongsha4 genomic window:
- the ggpS gene encoding glucosylglycerol-phosphate synthase produces the protein MKSSLVILYHRQPYDEVMEDGKIVYRQKKSPNGIVPTLKGFFSYAEQGTWIAWREVDETEKEGFEPRITSDEEETNYTVLRIGLTKEQVKDFYHITSKEAFWPILHSFPYHFTYESSNWQNFQEINRLFAEAACNEAADDALIWIHDYNLWLVPYYIRQIKPNARIAFFHHTPFPSVDVFNILPWREEIINSLLCCDVVGFHIPRYSENFVNVARSLLPVEVVEKQPVSGHITPVGRALAEPEMVTKLKYKNQYVKVDAFPVGTNPEFFLSVLNQPETKQRLKELEAEFEGKKLIIAAGRVDYVKGNKEMLEAFGRLLERRPDLHGKVHFIVSCVSPAAGMRVYEEAQNQIERLVGQINGQFGRLDWTPILLFTRVIPISELLCYYKISDVCWTTPLRDGLNLVAKEYIVSHEGEDGVLILSEFVGASVELPNAIQTNPYSTDLMDRAIDRALSMSGEEQKERMQKMYEVVTKYDVKYWGDRLLEVFKELSHEVDE, from the coding sequence ATGAAATCATCTTTAGTTATTCTTTATCATCGTCAACCCTATGATGAAGTAATGGAAGACGGCAAAATAGTTTATCGTCAAAAGAAAAGTCCCAATGGTATTGTACCAACATTAAAAGGTTTCTTTTCCTATGCCGAGCAGGGTACATGGATTGCATGGCGAGAAGTAGATGAGACTGAAAAAGAAGGATTTGAGCCTAGAATTACCAGTGATGAAGAGGAAACTAACTACACTGTTTTACGTATTGGTTTAACTAAAGAGCAAGTTAAGGATTTCTATCACATCACTTCTAAAGAAGCATTTTGGCCGATTCTCCACTCTTTTCCTTACCATTTTACTTATGAGTCGTCTAATTGGCAAAACTTCCAAGAAATTAATCGCTTATTTGCTGAGGCAGCTTGTAATGAAGCGGCAGATGACGCTTTAATCTGGATTCATGATTATAATTTGTGGTTAGTGCCTTACTACATTAGACAAATTAAGCCTAATGCCAGAATTGCATTTTTCCATCATACACCTTTCCCTTCTGTGGATGTTTTCAACATATTGCCTTGGCGCGAGGAAATTATTAATAGTTTGCTTTGCTGTGATGTGGTAGGTTTCCATATTCCTAGATACTCGGAAAATTTTGTTAATGTTGCCCGAAGTTTGCTACCAGTGGAGGTAGTGGAAAAACAGCCTGTATCTGGCCATATTACTCCTGTGGGCAGAGCCTTAGCCGAGCCAGAAATGGTAACTAAGCTAAAGTATAAAAATCAATATGTCAAAGTAGATGCTTTCCCTGTGGGCACAAATCCAGAGTTTTTCTTATCAGTATTAAATCAACCTGAAACTAAACAACGTTTGAAGGAGTTGGAGGCAGAATTTGAGGGGAAAAAGTTAATTATTGCGGCGGGTAGAGTTGACTATGTAAAGGGTAATAAAGAAATGTTGGAGGCGTTTGGGCGTTTGTTAGAGCGTCGCCCGGATTTACATGGAAAGGTTCATTTTATCGTTAGTTGTGTTTCTCCTGCGGCGGGAATGCGGGTTTATGAGGAGGCACAAAATCAAATTGAGCGTTTAGTTGGGCAAATTAATGGGCAGTTTGGTCGTTTAGATTGGACTCCTATTCTTTTGTTTACTAGAGTTATTCCCATTTCTGAATTGCTATGCTACTACAAAATTTCTGATGTGTGTTGGACTACTCCTTTAAGGGATGGTTTAAACTTAGTGGCAAAAGAGTATATTGTTAGTCATGAAGGGGAAGATGGAGTTTTGATTCTTTCTGAGTTCGTTGGTGCTTCTGTTGAGTTACCTAATGCTATTCAAACTAATCCCTACTCGACAGATTTAATGGATAGGGCTATTGATAGAGCTTTGTCAATGTCTGGGGAAGAACAAAAAGAGCGTATGCAAAAAATGTACGAAGTTGTTACGAAGTATGATGTAAAATACTGGGGCGATCGCCTCTTAGAGGTATTTAAGGAGTTGAGTCACGAAGTCGATGAATAA
- the rpsL gene encoding 30S ribosomal protein S12: MPTIQQLIRSERILSTKKTKSPALKECPQRRGVCTRVYTTTPKKPNSALRKVARVRLTSGFEVTAYIPGIGHNLQEHSVVLIRGGRVKDLPGVRYHIVRGTLDATGVKDRKQGRSKYGAKRPKA, from the coding sequence ATGCCAACTATTCAGCAACTAATTCGTAGCGAACGCATACTCAGCACCAAGAAAACTAAATCACCCGCTCTGAAAGAATGTCCTCAGCGCCGTGGTGTGTGTACAAGGGTTTATACAACAACCCCCAAAAAGCCTAACTCTGCCTTAAGAAAAGTGGCAAGGGTTCGTTTAACTTCTGGGTTTGAGGTAACAGCTTATATCCCAGGTATTGGTCATAATCTTCAAGAACACTCAGTGGTGCTTATCAGAGGTGGAAGGGTAAAAGATTTACCCGGGGTTAGATACCACATTGTTAGAGGAACTCTCGATGCTACTGGGGTAAAAGACAGAAAGCAGGGACGCTCTAAGTATGGTGCAAAACGTCCTAAAGCCTAG
- a CDS encoding dynamin family protein gives MIPVSSNFSFLQSQNQQLARLASLAEYFLHIDTNTCLVKLRQFGELLAKQVALKVGIYINNNEEQFSILKKLENSGLFRHQIKDLYEQLTLFHKIRIEGNNATHINYDQPDYDTALTHIQYAWELGIWYYRSFHDENFHFQKFVTPSNPNLERERELKELKQEAERIKKLAELEAKEKEEIGILQQETESKYQQILQQKQDAIALLESQKQEEIERLKQEAESKYQDALQEIENLQQEINNNKLTEEEIINRIKKAIEIESNINNFTSMLMGHFENDNTVEGYENISHKLENITNAIDKISLLIGDYQETEMELHNGEKVKAGLGIISEAKNLQQRSKDLKHGIFNVLVLGTFSNGKSTLLNAMLGSRKLPMDNCPATAIITMLVYGEEENVKLYYSNNQEPKYISFEEFDKQYVLDIEDQETLHTTHYINRFKDIEFAEIECNYNLCKGGVRLIDSPGIGEQIARTKLTTEFLQQSHAVIFIFDATHPLRQEEREFIEANFKQGNNNENIFFVVNKIDLVDDDDDDDEDNDGKEKIGKYFANYLKNLYLDENSNLNQELLNKRLFLINSKSALKGRRKNPIKQSLVEESGILAFEKELENFLTTGSKFRARVSSVVDLLILTIDKLEQKIIQQEKLLGEPLSVLEERRIVAEKKLKLLEERENRIKEIIDLYANTITDKLCFDLETYIIKMKDDWQFDYKEFTNLDELNLFTLFSMTIDDMSRDSTTTSINESLKKYLETKFNDWSNRIPIIINKDLDSLQKQLDTSIQDFAREISLIESLFAGENLVDVVENRSDTVMQLIISAILGDFSTMSSCIMGDNDWSNFFWETIKQAVLVSAILTIFTGPMEWIFLAISEIGMGMFNQSQAQKKLVINIGKKIFDKIEDELPELHWRIKEKTNEQFTNLTNQVTSAIQQQIEEVRKEQEKIIEDKKNQEFSIAQEKARIFAIQDEVIYLFNEICKNAYDREYSLEQIKWLYQGKQLIQEQVKV, from the coding sequence ATGATACCAGTCTCTTCTAATTTCTCCTTTCTACAGTCTCAGAATCAACAATTAGCTCGTTTAGCCTCTTTAGCGGAGTATTTCTTACATATCGATACGAATACTTGCTTAGTTAAACTGAGACAATTTGGGGAGTTATTAGCTAAACAAGTGGCTTTAAAAGTAGGGATTTATATAAATAATAATGAAGAACAATTTTCCATTCTCAAAAAATTAGAAAATAGTGGTTTATTTCGGCATCAAATTAAAGATTTATATGAACAACTAACTCTATTTCATAAAATTAGAATTGAGGGAAATAACGCTACTCATATTAATTATGATCAACCTGATTATGATACCGCTTTAACTCATATCCAATATGCTTGGGAATTGGGTATTTGGTATTATCGCTCATTTCATGATGAGAATTTTCATTTCCAAAAGTTTGTTACTCCTTCTAATCCTAACCTTGAAAGAGAAAGGGAATTAAAGGAACTAAAACAGGAAGCAGAAAGAATTAAAAAACTCGCTGAATTAGAAGCAAAAGAGAAAGAAGAAATAGGTATTTTACAGCAAGAAACTGAGTCTAAATATCAGCAGATTCTACAACAAAAACAAGATGCGATCGCACTTCTGGAATCTCAGAAACAAGAAGAAATAGAAAGATTGAAACAAGAAGCCGAATCAAAATATCAAGACGCTTTGCAAGAAATTGAGAATTTACAACAGGAAATTAATAATAATAAACTCACGGAAGAAGAAATAATTAACCGTATCAAAAAAGCCATAGAAATAGAGAGTAATATTAACAATTTTACCTCCATGTTAATGGGTCATTTTGAGAATGATAACACCGTAGAAGGCTATGAAAATATTAGTCATAAATTAGAAAATATTACCAATGCCATAGATAAAATTTCCCTCTTAATTGGGGATTATCAAGAAACAGAAATGGAACTCCATAATGGAGAAAAAGTTAAGGCTGGATTGGGGATAATTAGTGAGGCTAAAAACCTTCAACAACGGTCAAAAGATTTAAAACATGGTATCTTTAATGTTCTAGTTTTAGGCACATTTAGTAATGGTAAAAGTACCCTTTTAAACGCTATGTTAGGCAGTCGCAAATTACCGATGGATAATTGTCCTGCTACTGCCATTATTACTATGTTAGTTTATGGAGAAGAAGAAAATGTTAAGCTATATTATAGCAACAATCAAGAGCCTAAATATATCTCTTTTGAAGAGTTTGATAAACAATATGTTTTAGATATTGAAGATCAAGAAACCTTACATACAACCCATTATATTAATCGCTTTAAAGACATTGAATTTGCAGAAATAGAATGTAATTATAACCTGTGTAAAGGAGGAGTAAGATTAATCGATTCTCCGGGAATTGGAGAACAAATTGCCCGAACAAAATTAACCACAGAATTTTTACAACAATCCCATGCAGTTATCTTCATTTTTGATGCAACCCACCCATTAAGGCAGGAAGAAAGAGAATTTATTGAGGCTAATTTTAAACAGGGTAATAATAATGAAAATATCTTTTTTGTGGTCAATAAAATTGATTTAGTTGATGATGATGATGACGATGATGAAGATAATGATGGTAAAGAAAAAATAGGGAAATATTTTGCTAATTACCTTAAAAATTTATACTTAGATGAAAACAGTAACTTAAATCAAGAATTACTGAATAAACGTTTATTTTTAATCAATTCTAAATCTGCTTTAAAAGGTAGAAGAAAAAATCCTATTAAACAATCCTTAGTAGAAGAATCAGGAATTTTAGCTTTTGAAAAAGAGTTAGAAAATTTCTTAACTACAGGCTCGAAATTTAGGGCGAGAGTTAGTTCTGTGGTTGACTTATTAATCTTAACTATTGATAAATTAGAACAGAAAATAATTCAACAAGAAAAATTATTAGGTGAACCATTATCGGTATTAGAAGAAAGAAGAATTGTTGCTGAGAAAAAATTAAAGCTACTAGAAGAAAGGGAAAATCGGATTAAAGAAATTATCGATTTATATGCCAATACCATCACAGATAAATTATGTTTTGATTTGGAAACTTATATCATTAAAATGAAGGATGATTGGCAATTTGATTATAAAGAATTTACTAATTTAGATGAACTTAATTTGTTTACTCTTTTCTCTATGACAATAGATGATATGTCTCGTGATTCGACAACTACATCAATTAATGAAAGTCTAAAAAAATACTTAGAAACTAAATTTAATGATTGGTCAAATCGTATTCCTATTATTATTAATAAAGATTTAGACTCTTTACAAAAACAATTAGATACCTCTATTCAAGACTTTGCGAGGGAAATTTCTTTGATTGAATCTCTATTTGCAGGGGAAAATTTGGTGGATGTAGTGGAAAATCGTTCGGATACAGTAATGCAGTTAATAATTAGTGCAATATTAGGTGATTTTAGTACCATGTCTAGCTGTATTATGGGGGATAATGATTGGTCTAATTTTTTCTGGGAAACGATCAAACAAGCAGTATTAGTTAGTGCAATTTTAACCATTTTTACTGGTCCTATGGAGTGGATTTTTCTGGCTATTAGTGAGATAGGAATGGGGATGTTTAATCAAAGTCAAGCTCAGAAAAAATTAGTTATTAATATCGGTAAAAAAATATTTGATAAAATTGAGGATGAGTTGCCAGAATTACATTGGAGAATTAAAGAAAAAACTAATGAACAATTTACCAATTTAACTAATCAAGTTACCTCCGCTATTCAGCAACAAATAGAAGAAGTAAGAAAAGAACAAGAAAAAATTATTGAGGATAAAAAGAATCAAGAATTTTCTATTGCCCAAGAAAAAGCGAGAATTTTTGCTATTCAAGATGAAGTAATTTATTTATTCAATGAAATTTGTAAAAATGCTTATGATAGAGAGTATTCTTTAGAACAAATTAAATGGCTTTATCAAGGGAAACAATTAATTCAAGAACAGGTAAAAGTTTAA
- a CDS encoding dynamin family protein, with the protein MCISLFYLDPMINGSNFNINTSENVFKFVYFSQEVEHINSCLTNISNTFNELKLEIDSENNNREDLFQKIPELKLNLLRKESNIAVFGIFKSGKSTLINAILDQKILPSRTNRATGVITSISYDSQKYANIIFEYFLGYGDERIDVDKIDKYILLNTSDVIAKPPENIKKVEIKLPDFFLPEDCYLTDTPGLLDNQYLTELSYCEIEKSDLVILALRADKLLSEKEREAISYVNNLLKGNIIFIINRMGVICDDDEEEEEENKRQEEKLLKLANKTLQDCGNSFSGKPAIITTDALSILKNDTSTRGIIYRQGVNNLKLQLTQLFNCFLTERLILLSRIGVINNYLNHLINYSQLQISWLDIKIKNLEDLAEKDWQERKVIFSQEVSNIRLNLEKEKQDIINKLQTLISGSLSKARYIINSDNPEWVNTVKRDWNADNKVYANRISENIKNILNNINIKIPNSYQYFISNLNLEEDFGSQVSSVVGGSFMLGMIRGIGNLLDNNWREEHFGDVKKEVTKTEQVLRNNIDNYFVKLEESVKIYEKEYEPILEKPQELLDSYSDKETYLNIISQSTQFLDFMVKITQDIQDWNKQFDIVWKDFAKNIINSFSSEYPKKLKSIKSNEDLNNYINDIVKFYLKLWQSEKEDQGIWLEILMREYPIMGQDFVDSLNQMEINIPSQPVFLWSKKEIGAIASAVIIGIIILLWGQDMSNFNFDLITLRQGMISAGFIYTVFSVVKKIREKRIEDETNNLIKKLTSQIEIYHEKLGTVIKAIN; encoded by the coding sequence TTGTGTATCTCATTATTTTATTTAGATCCCATGATAAATGGTAGTAATTTCAATATTAATACTTCAGAAAATGTATTCAAATTTGTTTATTTTAGTCAAGAGGTAGAACATATTAATTCTTGTCTTACTAATATCAGTAATACTTTTAATGAACTTAAACTAGAAATAGATAGTGAAAATAATAATCGTGAGGATTTATTTCAAAAAATTCCCGAATTAAAATTAAATTTATTAAGAAAAGAGAGCAACATAGCTGTTTTTGGTATTTTTAAATCTGGTAAATCCACGTTAATTAATGCTATTTTAGATCAAAAAATATTGCCTAGTCGTACAAATCGAGCAACAGGAGTTATTACTTCTATTAGCTATGACTCTCAAAAATACGCAAATATAATATTTGAGTATTTTTTAGGCTATGGAGATGAAAGAATTGATGTCGATAAAATTGATAAATATATTTTATTAAATACTTCGGATGTCATTGCTAAACCTCCTGAAAATATCAAAAAAGTTGAGATAAAATTACCTGATTTTTTTCTACCTGAAGATTGTTATTTAACGGATACTCCCGGATTATTAGATAATCAATATTTAACTGAGTTAAGTTACTGCGAAATAGAAAAATCTGACTTGGTTATTCTCGCTTTAAGGGCGGATAAGTTACTCTCGGAAAAGGAAAGAGAGGCGATTAGTTATGTAAATAATTTACTCAAAGGAAATATTATCTTTATCATTAATAGAATGGGGGTAATTTGTGATGATGATGAGGAGGAAGAAGAAGAAAATAAACGCCAAGAAGAAAAGTTATTAAAGTTGGCAAATAAAACCTTACAAGATTGTGGCAATAGTTTTTCTGGTAAACCTGCTATTATTACTACTGATGCTTTATCCATTCTTAAAAATGACACTTCTACAAGAGGGATTATTTATCGACAAGGAGTTAATAATTTAAAGTTACAATTAACTCAATTATTTAATTGTTTTTTAACTGAAAGATTAATCCTATTGTCAAGAATAGGGGTAATTAATAACTATCTTAATCATTTGATTAATTATTCTCAATTACAAATATCATGGTTAGATATAAAGATTAAAAATTTAGAAGATTTAGCAGAGAAAGATTGGCAAGAAAGAAAAGTAATTTTTAGTCAAGAAGTTAGCAATATAAGATTAAATTTAGAGAAAGAAAAACAAGATATAATTAATAAGCTACAAACATTAATTAGTGGTAGTTTAAGTAAGGCTAGATATATTATTAATAGTGATAACCCTGAATGGGTTAATACAGTTAAAAGAGATTGGAATGCTGATAATAAAGTTTATGCTAATCGCATATCAGAAAATATAAAAAATATTCTAAATAATATTAATATTAAGATACCTAATAGTTATCAATATTTTATTTCTAATCTCAATTTAGAGGAAGATTTTGGGAGTCAGGTTAGTAGTGTTGTGGGTGGCTCATTTATGTTAGGAATGATTAGAGGAATTGGTAATTTATTAGATAATAATTGGAGAGAAGAACATTTTGGAGATGTAAAAAAAGAAGTAACTAAGACAGAGCAAGTATTAAGAAATAATATAGATAATTATTTTGTTAAGTTAGAAGAAAGTGTTAAAATATATGAAAAAGAATATGAACCTATTTTAGAAAAACCTCAAGAATTATTAGACAGTTATTCTGACAAAGAAACTTATCTTAATATCATCTCTCAATCAACGCAATTTTTAGATTTTATGGTAAAAATCACTCAAGATATACAAGACTGGAATAAGCAATTTGATATTGTTTGGAAAGATTTTGCAAAAAATATAATTAATAGTTTCTCTTCTGAATATCCAAAAAAATTAAAGTCAATAAAATCTAATGAGGATTTGAATAATTATATTAATGATATAGTTAAATTTTATTTGAAATTATGGCAAAGTGAGAAAGAAGATCAAGGGATTTGGTTAGAGATTTTGATGCGAGAATATCCGATAATGGGGCAAGATTTTGTGGATAGTTTAAATCAAATGGAGATTAATATTCCCTCTCAACCTGTGTTTTTATGGTCAAAAAAAGAAATAGGTGCGATCGCATCTGCTGTGATCATAGGAATAATAATCTTATTATGGGGGCAGGATATGAGTAATTTTAACTTTGATTTAATTACTTTAAGACAGGGAATGATTAGTGCAGGTTTTATTTATACGGTGTTTTCTGTGGTGAAAAAAATTAGAGAAAAAAGAATCGAAGATGAAACCAATAATTTAATCAAGAAATTGACTTCTCAAATAGAAATCTATCATGAAAAATTAGGTACAGTTATTAAAGCTATTAATTAA